Proteins co-encoded in one Quercus robur chromosome 8, dhQueRobu3.1, whole genome shotgun sequence genomic window:
- the LOC126696209 gene encoding glycine-rich cell wall structural protein 1-like codes for MVVSSKWLSFSLLVLCIVLHLSAMSTLGDDKLDKTRFHDDDDCRFGGCRRCGGRWGGRGGEGGLDEGRDGGIGGGGGGGGVGGGGGGFGGGVGGGSSQVGGFGARAGVGGGAEGAIGGGVGAGEGGGGDGGLGGGSGHGKGFGTGGGLGGCERLGKLGL; via the coding sequence ATGGTTGTTTCTTCGAAATGGCTTTCTTTTAGTCTTCTTGTCCTATGCATTGTCCTCCATTTGAGTGCAATGAGTACTCTTGGAGATGACAAACTTGACAAAACTAGATTCCATGATGATGACGATTGTCGATTTGGAGGCTGCCGAAGATGTGGTGGTAGGTGGGGTGGTCGTGGAGGTGAAGGTGGTTTAGATGAAGGTAGAGATGGTGGCATTGGAGgtgggggtggtggtggtggtgttggaggtggtggaggtggctTTGGTGGTGGTGTAGGAGGTGGATCAAGTCAAGTAGGAGGATTTGGAGCTAGGGCAGGTGTAGGTGGTGGAGCTGAAGGAGCCATTGGTGGTGGAGTTGGAGCAGGAGAAGGAGGAGGTGGAGATGGTGGACTTGGTGGTGGTTCAGGGCATGGTAAAGGCTTTGGAACTGGAGGTGGTCTTGGTGGGTGTGAGAGATTGGGAAAATTGggcctctaa
- the LOC126695338 gene encoding L-ascorbate oxidase homolog, whose amino-acid sequence MGECKSFCSLILVFLLVACASGEDPYRFFNWNVTYGDIYPLGVKQQGILINGQFPGPQIDSVTNDNLIISVFNSLDEPFLLSWNGIQQRRNSWQDGVYGTNCPIPPGKNFTYVLQVKDQIGSYFYFPSLGLHKAAGGYGGFQIASRSVIPVPFPPPAGDYTILAGDWYKQNHTDLKAILDGGSDLPFPDGLLINGRGSNGFTFNVDQGKTYRFWISNVGLTTSINFRIQGHKMLLVEVEGTHSLQNTYDSLDIHLGQSYSVLVTADQPAQDYYIVVSTRFTSQVLTTTSILHYSNSAGSVSGPPPGGPTTQIDWSLEQARSVRRNLTASGPRPNPQGSYHYGMINTTRTIRLANSAPIINGKQRYAVNGVSFIPADTPLKLADYFKISGIFSLGSVSDGPTGGSGYLQTSVMAADFRGYVEIVFENAEDTVQSWHIDGHSFFVVGMDGGQWSSANRLSYNLRDTISRSTVQVYPNSWTAIYMPLDNVGMWNVRSENWARQYLGQQFYLRVYSPANSWRDEYPIPTNALLCGRALGHSTRPQ is encoded by the exons atggGAGAGTGTAAGAGTTTTTGTTCATTGATATTGGTGTTCTTGCTAGTGGCCTGTGCAAGTGGTGAAGACCCTTACAGGTTCTTTAACTGGAATGTCACCTATGGTGATATCTACCCTCTTGGAGTGAAACAACAG GGCATATTGATTAATGGGCAATTTCCAGGGCCTCAAATTGACTCTGTCACCAATGATAACTTGATTATTAGTGTCTTCAATAGCTTGGACGAGCCATTTCTTCTCTCTTG GAATGGTATACAGCAGAGAAGGAACTCTTGGCAGGATGGAGTCTATGGTACAAACTGCCCCATCCCACCTGGGAAGAACTTCACTTATGTTCTCCAAGTCAAGGATCAGATTGGTAGCTACTTCTACTTCCCTTCCCTTGGCTTACACAAGGCTGCAGGAGGGTATGGTGGATTTCAAATTGCTAGCCGCTCAGTCATTCCTGTACCTTTCCCACCTCCTGCAGGAGATTATACCATCTTGGCCGGTGATTGGTACAAGCAAAATCACACT GATTTGAAAGCAATCTTAGACGGTGGGAGTGATCTTCCCTTCCCTGATGGGCTTCTTATCAATGGTCGTGGTTCAAATGGGTTCACATTCAATGTTGATCAAG GTAAAACTTACAGGTTCTGGATATCAAATGTGGGGCTTACAACCTCGATTAATTTCAGAATTCAGGGGCACAAAATGTTATTGGTAGAGGTGGAAGGAACCCACTCACTCCAGAACACTTACGATTCCCTTGACATCCATTTGGGTCAATCCTACTCTGTATTAGTTACAGCTGATCAACCAGCACAAGATTACTACATTGTTGTGTCAACGCGTTTTACTTCCCAAGTGCTCACAACAACCTCCATTCTTCATTACAGTAACTCCGCAGGGAGTGTTTCTGGCCCTCCCCCTGGTGGGCCAACAACTCAGATCGATTGGTCTCTTGAACAAGCCCGATCTGTCAG ACGGAATCTCACAGCAAGTGGGCCACGACCTAATCCTCAAGGTTCTTACCATTATGGAATGATCAACACCACACGCACAATAAGACTCGCAAACTCTGCTCCAATTATCAATGGCAAGCAGAGATATGCTGTCAATGGTGTCTCTTTCATCCCAGCTGATACGCCACTTAAGCTTGCTGACTACTTCAAGATCTCAGGGATATTTTCCCTTGGAAGCGTTTCAGACGGTCCCACTGGTGGAAGTGGTTATCTCCAGACTTCTGTCATGGCTGCTGATTTCAGAGGTTATGTTGAAATTGTATTTGAGAATGCTGAAGACACTGTGCAATCATGGCACATAGATGGCCATAGCTTTTTTGTTGTAGG GATGGATGGAGGGCAGTGGTCATCTGCAAACCGACTGAGTTACAATTTAAGAGACACAATTTCTCGTAGCACTGTTCAG GTGTATCCCAACTCATGGACTGCAATTTACATGCCTTTGGACAATGTGGGAATGTGGAATGTAAGGTCTGAGAACTGGGCTCGCCAGTATTTAGGCCAGCAATTCTATCTCCGTGTCTATTCCCCAGCAAATTCATGGAGAGATGAATATCCGATTCCAACGAATGCTCTTCTATGTGGACGGGCACTAGGCCATAGTACACGCCCTCAGTAA
- the LOC126695339 gene encoding aquaporin SIP1-1-like, which translates to MGVVKEAIGDALLTSLWVFSTPLMGVLTTIIATYLGVQANPLAGLFITTNIATILVLSFSIIGAALGGASFNPSTTLSFYTAGLKPKSSLISLAARFPAQAAGGVGGAKAILQLMPSQYKPRLKGPFLRVDLHTGAIAEGVLTFLINFTILFIVIRGPKNPLLKVWLIAVATMGLVVAGSGYTGPSMNPANAFGWAFVNDRHNTWEHFYVYWICPFAGSALAAGIFRFLFLSPVKQKKA; encoded by the coding sequence atggGCGTGGTGAAGGAGGCAATAGGAGATGCCTTATTGACATCCTTGTGGGTGTTCAGCACACCATTGATGGGAGTTCTTACTACTATCATAGCTACATACCTTGGTGTTCAAGCCAATCCATTGGCAGGCTTATTCATCACCACCAACATCGCCACCATTCTTGTGTTGTCTTTCAGCATAATTGGCGCAGCCTTGGGTGGTGCTAGCTTCAATCCATCCACTACTCTCTCGTTCTACACAGCAGGTCTTAAACCTAAATCCTCTCTTATCTCCCTGGCCGCTCGCTTTCCGGCTCAGGCGGCTGGTGGAGTGGGTGGTGCCAAGGCTATACTACAATTGATGCCAAGCCAATACAAGCCCAGGCTAAAGGGACCTTTTTTGCGAGTGGACTTGCATACTGGAGCCATAGCAGAGGGGGTGTTGACTTTTCTGATTAACTTTACTATCCTTTTTATTGTGATCCGGGGTCCTAAAAACCCACTTTTGAAGGTGTGGTTGATTGCTGTGGCTACAATGGGTTTGGTTGTTGCAGGGTCTGGTTATACAGGGCCTTCCATGAATCCAGCCAACGCCTTTGGCTGGGCATTTGTGAACGATCGACATAACACTTGGGaacatttttatgtttattggATTTGTCCCTTCGCTGGATCAGCTTTGGCTGCTGGGATCTTTCGATTTCTCTTTCTGTCACCAGTCAAGCAGAAGAAAGCCTGA
- the LOC126695337 gene encoding glycine-rich cell wall structural protein 1-like — protein MGVPSEWPSFSLLVLCIVLHLSALTTLGDDKLDKTRFHGDDDCRFGGRRRCGGGIGGGGGFGGGRGGGIGGGGGRGGGFGVGGGVGGGAGRGVGGGGGFGGGGGSGVGGGSGQGGGFGAGGGVGGGARGGIGGGGGGGAGGGGGGGLGGGSGHGGGFGVGGGVGGGIGGGVGGGGGGGGGGGGGGGGGIGGGSGHGGGFGAGVGVGGGAGGGVGGGGGAGGGGGGGIGGGSGHGGGFGVGGGVGGGAGGGIGGGGGASGGVGVGGGGGRR, from the coding sequence ATGGGTGTCCCTTCGGAATGGCCCTCTTTTAGTCTTCTTGTCCTATGCATTGTCCTCCATTTGAGTGCACTTACTACTCTTGGAGATGACAAGCTTGACAAAACTAGATTCCATGGTGATGACGATTGTCGATTTGGAGGCCGACGGAGATGTGGTGGAGGAATTGGTGGGGGAGGTGGTTTTGGTGGAGGTAGAGGTGGTGGCATTGGAGGTGGAGGAGGTCGTGGTGGAGGCTTTGGAGTTGggggtggtgttggtggtggtgctgGAAGGGGTGTAGGAGGTGGTGGTGGCtttggtggtggaggaggaAGTGGTGTTGGAGGTGGGTCAGGTCAAGGAGGAGGTTTTGGAGCTGGGGGAGGTGTAGGTGGTGGAGCTAGAGGAGGCATtggaggtggtggtgggggAGGAGCaggaggaggtggaggtggtggaCTTGGTGGTGGTTCAGGGCATGGTGGAGGCTTTGGAGTTGGAGGTGGCGTAGGTGGTGGTATTGGTGGGGGTGTaggaggaggaggtggtggtggtggaggtggaggtggaggtggaggtggaggtatTGGTGGAGGATCAGGCCATGGGGGTGGGTTTGGTGCAGGTGTTGGTGTAGGAGGTGGAGCTGGTGGGGGTGTTGGAGGTGGAGGAGGAGCTGGAGGGGGTGGTGGTGGAGGCATAGGTGGAGGGTCAGGTcatggtggtgggtttggtgtAGGTGGGGGTGTTGGAGGTGGTGCTGGTGGAGGCataggtggtggtggtggtgcaaGTGgcggtgttggtgttggtggtggcggtggtagGCGTTAG